A stretch of Verrucomicrobiota bacterium DNA encodes these proteins:
- a CDS encoding sialate O-acetylesterase translates to MNKSSTFPFILAASLGIFIASASAEVTLPALISNHAVLQRSDHTRVWGKAAPGEKVTVSLGGVRAQATTGADGKWQVILDLSKVAEGPFELTVEGVNRVVVSDVLIGELWVCSGQSNMAFGLARAGEAAQEIPQSANPKLRQFRVANSASATPEDNCKGAWIAARPDTAKEFTAVGYFFGKRLQATIQQPVGLILAAWSGTSAMSWLPPEALASVPEWQSKLASVKKRVDDYPLLKEQYLPAYRQWETQFQRNDHPAEPAAYAAPGVPLGDWKKVTLPATLPAAGLPDSGAVWFRKQVNIPPGSLENAMIQLGAVRDFNALYLNGKKFDETTVESLKGGFDVRYALPKGALHEGENTVAIRLFTPTERAAMPSTLFIGVGTARVLLNGEWLAKVEFALPALTAEARKALPMIPPNPGTHSVPGRIFNGMIHPLLAATIQGVIWYQGEQDTGQPALYWKMFEGIIRGWRTGWGRELPFYFCQLPNYSAKKDLPENSLWAQLREAQAKGLTLPHTGQAVLIDLGEEDVHPIYKQEAGERLARLALARTYQQTVVDSGPVFQAMKIEGDKVRLTFGGTAGGLVAKPLPAQYQPTSMSPALQPLVRHSPDGELEGFALCGADKNWKWATARIEGETVVLWSPAVPQPVAVRYAWANNPTCNLYNGAGLPAAPFQAGTER, encoded by the coding sequence ATGAACAAATCATCCACTTTCCCATTCATCCTGGCGGCAAGCCTGGGCATCTTCATCGCTTCAGCGTCCGCGGAAGTCACGCTGCCCGCGCTTATTTCCAACCACGCCGTGCTGCAACGTTCCGATCACACCCGGGTCTGGGGCAAGGCGGCGCCGGGGGAAAAGGTGACCGTCTCCCTGGGCGGCGTCCGCGCGCAAGCGACCACTGGTGCCGATGGGAAATGGCAGGTGATCCTGGACCTCAGCAAGGTTGCCGAGGGGCCGTTCGAGTTGACCGTGGAAGGGGTCAACCGAGTGGTCGTGTCCGATGTGCTGATCGGTGAACTCTGGGTTTGCTCCGGGCAATCGAACATGGCCTTTGGCCTGGCCCGCGCCGGGGAGGCCGCCCAGGAAATCCCGCAATCGGCCAATCCCAAGCTGCGCCAGTTCCGCGTGGCGAACAGCGCTTCCGCAACCCCGGAAGATAATTGCAAGGGCGCCTGGATCGCCGCCCGGCCCGACACCGCCAAGGAATTCACCGCCGTGGGTTACTTCTTCGGCAAGCGCCTGCAAGCAACGATTCAGCAGCCCGTCGGGCTGATCCTGGCGGCCTGGTCGGGCACCTCCGCGATGTCCTGGCTGCCGCCGGAGGCCCTGGCCAGCGTGCCCGAATGGCAGAGCAAACTGGCCAGCGTCAAAAAGCGCGTGGACGATTATCCGCTGTTGAAGGAGCAATACCTCCCGGCCTACCGCCAATGGGAAACGCAGTTCCAGCGGAACGATCACCCGGCGGAGCCGGCGGCGTACGCGGCCCCCGGCGTTCCCCTGGGCGATTGGAAAAAAGTCACCCTGCCCGCCACGTTGCCGGCGGCGGGCCTGCCTGATTCCGGCGCGGTGTGGTTCCGCAAGCAAGTCAACATCCCGCCCGGCTCCCTGGAGAACGCGATGATTCAGCTCGGCGCCGTGCGGGACTTCAACGCGCTCTATCTCAACGGCAAGAAGTTCGATGAAACCACCGTGGAAAGCCTGAAGGGCGGCTTTGATGTCCGCTACGCGCTGCCCAAAGGCGCGCTCCACGAGGGCGAGAACACCGTCGCCATCCGGCTGTTCACGCCCACCGAGCGGGCCGCCATGCCCTCCACCCTGTTCATCGGCGTCGGCACGGCGCGGGTGCTCCTCAACGGCGAATGGCTGGCCAAAGTGGAATTCGCGCTGCCCGCCCTGACCGCCGAGGCGCGCAAGGCGCTGCCGATGATCCCGCCCAACCCCGGCACCCACAGCGTCCCCGGCCGCATCTTCAACGGCATGATCCATCCCCTCCTGGCCGCCACCATCCAGGGCGTGATCTGGTACCAAGGCGAGCAGGACACCGGGCAACCCGCCCTCTACTGGAAGATGTTCGAGGGCATCATCCGGGGCTGGCGGACGGGTTGGGGCCGCGAGCTGCCGTTCTACTTCTGCCAACTGCCCAACTACAGCGCCAAAAAAGACCTCCCGGAAAACAGCCTCTGGGCGCAACTGCGCGAGGCGCAAGCCAAAGGCCTGACCCTCCCCCACACCGGGCAGGCGGTGCTGATTGACCTGGGCGAGGAAGACGTGCATCCCATCTACAAACAAGAAGCCGGCGAACGCCTCGCGCGGCTCGCCCTGGCGCGCACCTACCAACAAACCGTCGTGGATTCCGGTCCGGTCTTTCAGGCCATGAAAATCGAGGGGGATAAAGTGCGCCTGACCTTTGGCGGCACCGCGGGCGGGCTGGTCGCCAAACCGCTCCCCGCGCAATACCAGCCCACCAGCATGTCCCCCGCGCTCCAACCCCTGGTGCGGCACAGCCCGGACGGCGAACTCGAAGGCTTTGCCCTCTGCGGCGCGGATAAAAACTGGAAGTGGGCCACGGCCAGGATCGAGGGCGAGACCGTCGTCCTCTGGTCCCCCGCCGTGCCCCAGCCGGTGGCGGTGCGCTACGCCTGGGCCAACAACCCCACGTGCAACCTCTACAACGGCGCGGGCCTGCCCGCCGCCCCCTTCCAGGCCGGAACCGAACGATGA